A genome region from Natronobeatus ordinarius includes the following:
- a CDS encoding MutS-related protein — protein sequence MRLEEYWGVGPKTRETLVEELGVERAVRAIESGDVRTLSEAGLPRGRATQILRRATGGDGMEILATSDARAAYKELLDLAVERAVTERAADRIRVLTPCSTREEMDDRLDAVLEARDAWTNLPEDDRETVLEAYKRYDERDESELAAVEAALALLEAEIDAGPFEAIADLEREALEEAAAALSALEGGRVREGTDDELDRVRTALGAVEDLDANALELIDELRSEGVRDVDRFREAFEDRVLRETDVTIDQVRAAMPTDAADATDFVGGTLRNLRTSLTEAVDEREAAVTRDLEASIADARAEIDRAVSAVDEIALELSLARFALAYDCTRPTFVGDEAPRASDRASAGSTRDDGAGAVSVVNARNLTLAAADEASVQPVTYALGSHTVGAKEVPEAADSTPGDERVAVLTGANSGGKTTLLETLCQVVLLASMGLPVPADRAEVTPVDALVFHRRHASFNAGVLESTLRSVVPPLSGGGRTLMLVDEFEAITEPGSAADLLHGLVTLTVERDALGVFVTHLAEDLEPLPTEARVDGIFAEGLSPELELLVDYQPRFGTVGRSTPEFIVSRLVANASDRSERAGFETLAAAVGHEAVQRTLADARWRE from the coding sequence ATGCGACTCGAGGAGTACTGGGGAGTCGGGCCGAAGACGCGCGAGACGCTCGTCGAGGAACTCGGCGTCGAGCGGGCGGTCCGGGCGATCGAGAGCGGCGACGTTCGCACGCTGTCGGAGGCCGGTCTCCCGCGCGGCCGGGCGACGCAGATCCTCCGTCGAGCCACCGGCGGCGACGGCATGGAGATACTGGCGACGAGCGACGCCCGCGCCGCCTACAAGGAGCTGCTCGACCTCGCCGTCGAACGGGCGGTCACCGAGCGCGCGGCCGACCGCATCCGCGTGCTCACGCCGTGTTCGACCCGCGAGGAGATGGACGATCGACTCGACGCCGTCCTCGAAGCGCGGGATGCCTGGACCAACTTGCCCGAGGACGACCGGGAAACCGTCCTCGAAGCCTACAAGCGATACGACGAGCGCGACGAGAGCGAACTCGCAGCCGTCGAGGCCGCCCTCGCCCTGCTCGAGGCCGAGATTGACGCCGGCCCCTTCGAAGCGATCGCCGATCTCGAGCGGGAGGCGCTCGAGGAGGCGGCGGCCGCGCTGTCGGCGCTCGAGGGTGGCCGCGTCCGCGAGGGGACCGACGACGAACTTGACCGGGTACGGACCGCGTTAGGGGCCGTCGAGGACCTGGACGCGAACGCACTCGAGCTGATCGACGAGCTCCGGTCAGAAGGCGTCCGCGACGTCGACCGGTTCAGGGAGGCGTTCGAGGATCGAGTGCTTCGCGAGACAGACGTCACGATCGACCAGGTTCGAGCGGCGATGCCGACCGACGCGGCCGACGCGACGGACTTCGTCGGCGGGACCCTCCGGAACCTGCGCACGTCGTTGACCGAAGCGGTCGACGAACGCGAGGCGGCGGTGACACGCGACCTCGAGGCGTCGATCGCCGACGCCCGCGCGGAGATCGATCGGGCCGTCTCGGCGGTCGACGAGATCGCACTCGAGCTCTCGCTCGCTCGCTTCGCGCTCGCCTACGACTGTACGCGGCCGACGTTCGTCGGCGACGAAGCGCCACGCGCCTCGGACCGGGCGAGCGCGGGATCGACGCGAGACGACGGGGCTGGCGCCGTCTCGGTCGTGAACGCACGAAACCTCACGCTTGCGGCGGCCGACGAGGCGTCGGTCCAGCCCGTGACCTACGCGCTCGGGAGCCACACGGTCGGTGCCAAGGAGGTGCCCGAGGCGGCCGACTCGACGCCCGGCGACGAGCGCGTCGCGGTGCTCACCGGCGCGAACAGCGGCGGGAAGACGACGCTGCTCGAGACGCTCTGCCAGGTGGTCTTGCTCGCCTCGATGGGGCTGCCGGTGCCCGCCGACCGCGCCGAGGTGACACCCGTCGACGCGCTGGTCTTTCACCGCCGTCACGCCAGTTTCAACGCGGGCGTGCTCGAGTCGACGCTGCGCTCGGTCGTCCCGCCGCTTTCCGGCGGTGGCCGGACGCTCATGCTCGTCGACGAGTTCGAGGCGATCACCGAGCCCGGCAGCGCCGCCGACCTGCTCCACGGCCTCGTGACGCTCACGGTCGAGCGCGACGCGTTAGGGGTGTTCGTCACCCACCTCGCCGAGGATCTCGAACCACTTCCCACGGAAGCGCGCGTCGACGGCATCTTTGCCGAGGGGTTGAGTCCGGAGCTCGAGTTGCTCGTCGACTACCAGCCCCGCTTCGGGACGGTCGGCCGGTCGACGCCCGAGTTCATCGTCTCGCGGCTGGTCGCGAACGCCAGCGATCGATCCGAGCGCGCCGGGTTCGAGACGCTCGCGGCGGCGGTCGGTCACGAAGCCGTCCAGCGGACGCTGGCAGACGCCCGCTGGCGGGAGTGA
- a CDS encoding ABC transporter ATP-binding protein, giving the protein MSQSKLARRAAQTTVDEPSAGTSATVLELEGVEKWYGEECVISDLSLSVRDGEILTLLGPSGCGKTTTLRLIAGLERPDGGEVRLRGDSVAGNGSFVPPEERGVGVVFQDFALFPHLTAHENVAFGLKDWPREEREARVAELLELVGLESQGEAYPEELSGGQQQRIALARSLAPEPEMLLLDEPFSSLDVDLRVEMREEVRQIIKETGVTAISVTHDQEEALSISDRVAVMNDGSLEQLGRPEQVFQQPKSRFVAGFLGHASFLSGRVRGDHVDTALGRVLRDDVNGLAEEYDGTTIDLLVRPDDVTASPTNGAEADGAVVYRRYLGPTVLYRVELDDGDVIECMHNHSDRIELDERVAVRVTADHELAWFPADQRESDDSVVAD; this is encoded by the coding sequence ATGTCGCAATCGAAACTCGCGCGGAGGGCGGCCCAGACGACGGTCGACGAGCCGTCTGCCGGGACGAGCGCTACCGTTCTCGAACTCGAGGGCGTCGAGAAATGGTACGGCGAGGAGTGTGTGATCTCTGACCTGTCGCTCTCGGTTCGCGACGGCGAAATCCTCACGTTGCTCGGTCCCTCCGGCTGTGGGAAGACCACGACGCTTCGGCTCATCGCTGGCCTCGAGCGGCCCGACGGCGGCGAGGTCCGGCTTCGGGGCGACTCCGTCGCCGGCAACGGCTCGTTCGTCCCGCCCGAAGAGCGCGGCGTCGGCGTGGTCTTCCAGGACTTCGCGCTGTTCCCTCACCTCACCGCCCACGAGAACGTCGCGTTCGGGTTGAAAGACTGGCCCCGCGAGGAGCGCGAGGCCCGCGTCGCGGAGCTGCTCGAGCTGGTCGGCCTCGAGTCCCAGGGCGAGGCGTATCCGGAAGAGCTCTCCGGCGGCCAGCAACAGCGGATCGCTCTCGCCAGGTCGCTCGCGCCCGAACCGGAGATGCTGTTGCTCGACGAGCCGTTCTCGAGTCTCGACGTCGACCTCCGGGTCGAGATGCGCGAGGAGGTCCGCCAGATCATCAAGGAGACCGGCGTGACGGCGATCTCGGTCACCCACGACCAGGAGGAAGCGCTGTCGATCTCCGATCGGGTCGCGGTGATGAACGATGGGTCGCTCGAGCAGCTGGGCCGCCCAGAGCAGGTTTTCCAGCAACCGAAGTCACGGTTCGTCGCTGGCTTTCTCGGTCACGCCAGCTTCCTCTCGGGACGGGTCCGCGGCGACCACGTCGACACCGCTCTCGGACGCGTCCTTCGCGACGACGTCAACGGACTCGCCGAAGAGTACGACGGCACGACCATCGACCTGCTCGTCCGTCCCGACGACGTAACCGCCTCCCCCACCAACGGCGCCGAGGCCGACGGAGCCGTCGTCTACCGACGGTATCTCGGACCGACCGTCCTCTACCGCGTCGAGCTCGACGATGGCGACGTTATCGAGTGCATGCACAACCACTCCGATCGGATCGAACTCGACGAGCGCGTCGCCGTCCGCGTCACCGCAGACCACGAACTCGCCTGGTTCCCCGCAGACCAGCGCGAGAGCGACGACTCGGTCGTCGCCGACTGA
- a CDS encoding class I SAM-dependent methyltransferase, which produces MDRRADVRDTYDRIATHFAATREYAWPEVESFVADATGRVGLDVGCGNCRHAELLADRVDRTIGLDVSRGLLETGRERATDRAFAVDLVQGDAATLPLRTDTVDLAVYVATLHHLPTRESRLASLDELARVLTPDGRALVSAWSTAHDRFDAEEGFDTTVEWTLPGGEPVDRFYHIYAPEEFEADLEESDLVVREWEVSSGNCYAEVAGRA; this is translated from the coding sequence ATGGATCGTCGGGCCGACGTCAGGGACACCTACGACCGCATCGCGACCCACTTCGCCGCCACCCGCGAGTACGCCTGGCCCGAGGTCGAATCGTTCGTCGCCGACGCCACCGGGCGCGTCGGCCTCGACGTCGGCTGTGGAAACTGTCGCCACGCCGAACTCCTCGCCGACCGCGTCGACCGGACGATCGGCCTCGACGTCAGCCGCGGCCTCCTCGAAACCGGCCGCGAACGGGCGACCGACCGGGCGTTCGCGGTCGACCTCGTCCAGGGAGACGCCGCCACCCTCCCCCTCCGGACCGATACCGTCGACCTCGCGGTGTACGTCGCGACGCTCCACCACCTCCCCACGCGCGAGAGTCGACTGGCGAGTCTCGACGAACTCGCGCGCGTCCTCACTCCGGACGGCCGCGCGCTCGTCAGCGCCTGGTCGACCGCCCACGACCGCTTCGACGCCGAGGAGGGGTTCGACACGACCGTCGAGTGGACTCTCCCCGGTGGCGAACCCGTCGACCGCTTCTACCACATCTACGCCCCCGAGGAGTTCGAAGCCGACCTCGAGGAAAGCGACCTCGTGGTCCGGGAGTGGGAGGTCTCGAGCGGAAACTGCTACGCCGAGGTCGCAGGCCGTGCGTGA
- a CDS encoding DUF5793 family protein yields the protein MRREHFTLDVSNVDWVETGGEPQKPSVSIDFTGPATTLRERLTGLDGEPLEAGETDVALRLQEPLDDDAAGVVSVTDRLTGDFVLELNEDAENVLTFIRAARNYGESASDDEGRYEVSITIDGEEFVTYDKRTFLVYDDQGNLLRGHSLIPSGVEL from the coding sequence ATGAGGCGCGAGCACTTCACGCTGGACGTCAGCAACGTCGACTGGGTCGAAACCGGCGGAGAACCGCAGAAACCGTCGGTATCGATCGATTTTACGGGTCCAGCGACGACACTTCGCGAGCGCCTCACTGGCCTCGACGGCGAGCCGCTCGAGGCCGGCGAAACCGACGTCGCCCTCCGACTGCAAGAGCCCCTCGACGACGACGCAGCGGGCGTCGTCAGCGTGACCGATCGGCTCACGGGTGATTTCGTGCTCGAGCTCAACGAGGACGCCGAGAACGTCCTCACGTTCATCCGGGCGGCCCGCAACTACGGCGAGTCGGCGAGCGACGACGAGGGTCGCTACGAGGTGTCCATCACGATCGACGGCGAGGAGTTCGTCACGTACGACAAACGAACGTTTCTCGTCTACGACGACCAGGGCAACCTGTTGCGCGGGCACAGCCTGATCCCCAGCGGCGTCGAACTCTGA